In one Ananas comosus cultivar F153 linkage group 12, ASM154086v1, whole genome shotgun sequence genomic region, the following are encoded:
- the LOC109718951 gene encoding DNA mismatch repair protein PMS1 isoform X5, giving the protein MRRESDSPAIKPINKAVIHRICSGQVILDLSSAVKELVENSLDAGATSIEISLKEYGGEYFKVIDNGCGISPDNFQALALKHHTSKISDFSDLHSLTTFGFRGEALSSLCALGKLSIETRTKKEPVGTHLDFDHSGSISAERKTARQVGTTVIVEKLFSPLPVRSKEFSRNIRREYGKLVSLLNAYALIAKGVRLLCTNTTGKVSKSVVLKTQGSNSFKDNIINVFGLDTFKSLEPINLTESDGCKIEGFISKPGYGSGRNLGDRQFFYVNGRPVDLPKVGKLLNELYKSSNAKQYPVAVLNFIIPTTLYDVNVTPDKRKIFFSDEGSLMHSLREIVEKIYSPHECSYSVNSIKDPDKEETVADGSSDEEKISPLKNLTSEVEKSEGLSSYQFKKPKAFFESTAKMDDDEDLSRNLTAEIVHANEKSSPLKDLSSEVGKPVELSAYQFKKPKDLSELAAKADDESTADGRQVQRDKPSHSNFVQSFLTKFVAVHKRKHEDSCGLLSEVPVLRNETSSCRIAKATSDIVESDLLRGNRKKLPWNYAPSNVSKAVGLPLSGECDANDGGPSMQTGTHDLCALASVSETSTGGDHEGDFGNLSTTCPFPDRSDEDSCALKPCSGLRTYPLLQFSLGDLRKRRQQRLSLLCSGDSTYKERKIGRCFTAATLENFQPENDEGKACCLAAATNELERFFRKEDFGRMQVVGQFNLGFIIGKLDQDLFIVDQIMRMEVLLFGTL; this is encoded by the exons ATGAGAAGAGAGAGCGATTCTCCGGCCATTAAGCCGATAAACAAGGCGGTGATCCACCGGATTTGCTCGGGCCAAGTGATTTTGGATTTGTCTTCTGCTGTGAAGGAGTTGGTGGAGAACAGCTTGGATGCCGGCGCCACCAGTATCGAGATTAGTCTCAAAGAGTATGGAGGGGAGTACTTTAAGGTGATAGACAATGGTTGCGGCATCTCGCCCGATAATTTCCAG GCTCTTGCTCTCAAGCATCACACGTCCAAGATTTCGGATTTTTCTGATCTACACTCTTTGACCACTTTTGGTTTTCGAGGGGAGGCGTTAAGTTCCCTTTGTGCCCTAGGAAAACTGTCTATTGAAACGAGAACTAAAAAAGAGCCTGTTGGAACCCACTTGGACTTTGATCATTCTGGTTCAATATCCGCCGAGAGGAAAACCGCACGTCAAGTGGGGACTACTGTGATAGTTGAGAAATTATTTTCTCCTCTTCCGGTTCGAAGCAAAGAATTTAGTCGGAATATTCGAAGAGAATACGGAAAGCTTGTCTCCCTATTGAAT GCTTACGCGCTAATTGCCAAAGGTGTTCGGTTACTTTGCACCAACACAACTGGTAAAGTTTCAAAATCAGTCGTGCTGAAAACTCAAGGAAGTAACTCATTCAAAGACAACATCATAAATGTATTTGGTTTAGATACCTTCAAAAGCTTAGAGCCTATAAATTTAACAGAATCAGACGGCTGCAAAATTGAAGGTTTTATTTCCAAGCCTGGATATGGAAGTGGTCGTAATTTGGGAGATAGGCAGTTCTTTTATGTTAATGGTCGACCAGTAGATTTGCCCAAAGTAGGCAAACTTCTTAACGAATTATATAAAAGCTCAAATGCCAAGCAATATCCCGTTGCTGTCTTGAATTTTATTATCCCAACGACATTGTATGATGTTAATGTTACCCCTGATAAGAGGAAGATTTTCTTTTCAGATGAGGGGTCGCTAATGCACTCTTTGCGAGAAATTGTGGAAAAGATTTACTCTCCTCATGAATGCAGTTATTCTGTTAACAGCATAAAAGATCCTGATAAAGAAGAAACTGTCGCAGATGGCTCTAGTGATGAAGAGAAAATCTCTCCGCTGAAGAATTTGACCTCTGAGGTTGAGAAATCTGAAGGGCTTTCTTCTTACCAGTTCAAGAAGCCAAAAGCTTTTTTTGAGTCAACTGCAAAAATGGATGATGATGAGGATCTCTCAAGGAATTTGACAGCCGAGATTGTTCATGCTAACGAAAAGAGCTCTCCGCTAAAAGACTTGAGCTCTGAAGTTGGGAAACCTGTAGAGCTTTCTGCTTACCAGTTTAAGAAACCAAAGGACTTATCTGAGCTTGCTGCAAAAGCTGATGATGAGAGTACAGCTGATGGAAGACAAGTACAGAGAGATAAACCTTCTCATTCAAACTTTGTTCAGTCTTTTCTTACAAAGTTTGTGGCTGTACATAAGAGGAAGCATGAAGATAGTTGTGGTCTTCTGTCTGAAGTTCCCGTACTGAGGAATGAAACCAGTTCATGTCGAATTGCAAAAGCCACTTCAGACATTGTGGAAAGTGATTTGCTTCGAGGAAATAGGAAAAAACTTCCATGGAATTATGCGCCATCGAATGTCTCTAAGGCTGTTGGACTACCTCTTTCTGGTGAATGTGATGCTAATGATGGAGGTCCGAGCATG CAGACAGGAACACATGATCTTTGTGCTTTAGCATCTGTATCGGAAACTTCTACTGGCGGAGATCATGAAGGGGATTTTGGAAATCTTTCAACCACCTGTCCATTCCCAGATAGAAGTGATGAAGATAGTTGTGCTCTTAAGCCCTGCTCTGGTTTGAGAACATACCCGCTTTTGCAATTTAGCCTCGGTGATCTTAGGAAAAGAAGGCAACAGAGGCTCTCATTACTATGTTCAGGCGATTCCACATATAAGGAAAGAAAGATTGGAAG GTGTTTTACTGCTGCAACACTCGAGAATTTTCAACCGGAAAATGATGAGGGAAAAGCTTGTTGCCTAGCTGCAGCTACTAATGAGTTGGAGAGATTTTTTAGAAAGGAGGATTTTGGACGAATGCAG GTTGTTGGGCAGTTCAATCTTGGTTTCATTATTGGAAAATTAGACCAAGACTTATTTATTGTCGATCAG ATAATGCGGATGGAAGTTCTGTTGTTTGGAACCTTATAA